The Psychromonas sp. MME1 genome window below encodes:
- a CDS encoding META domain-containing protein yields MKKRLIISLFTLFLAACSAPTDKVVSLAELQQTWQLVSIDKQAVDKSITSTLNIAKNGKATGNLACNNFFGTFELQEKTAKIVAMGSTRKICLDLQNTVEQQVTTVFTDWSEVQLKDDSLTFIGQAHQLTYKLIAK; encoded by the coding sequence ATGAAGAAACGACTGATTATCTCACTATTTACCCTGTTTTTAGCCGCCTGTAGCGCGCCAACGGATAAAGTGGTTAGCCTCGCTGAACTGCAACAGACATGGCAATTGGTTAGTATTGATAAGCAAGCTGTAGATAAATCAATTACTAGCACCCTAAACATTGCCAAAAATGGCAAAGCGACGGGAAATTTAGCCTGTAATAATTTTTTTGGTACATTCGAACTACAGGAAAAGACGGCAAAAATAGTGGCAATGGGCAGCACCAGAAAAATCTGTCTAGATTTACAAAATACGGTTGAACAACAAGTGACAACGGTATTTACAGATTGGTCAGAAGTGCAGCTTAAAGATGATAGCTTAACGTTTATCGGGCAAGCGCATCAACTAACCTATAAACTTATAGCTAAGTGA
- a CDS encoding DUF2813 domain-containing protein translates to MLLDQIEVVGFRGINRLSINVKELSAFVGENSWGKSSLFDALSLIFCGTRKSYKFVHSDFHQSPDPDITSSKHIQLVFAFKEQWQGEAQLRQYRSINELWSPSSHGLKYIYMQVDGERSEVGNIKTYRYFLDNNGQKKVFTKEKLAELVSEFTSFVPVLRMGGEFCKIEEEEALEISGKRAYCEARIKRIFKRLTGSSQQLSKDEIARGYEALNYLFDHYLFKRYGNFHTQMIETEHEVPSQRPFSFQALTHFNELLKTGNKNDRAMLLLLFGEFLEVRGEHLLRRGASPILLLEEPENSLHPVNLAITWRFFSLLPMQKLISTNSSQLLSFVPLSRIQRLVRHPDLIQSYSLTVDHFSINDLRRIAFHVRMNHPQSLFARAWLLVEGETETWLLTELAHSCGYQLVVEGVQMIEFAQCGLTPLIKLAQELHIEWHVLTDGDAAGQKYAARVQEMLLGKEFLSNRLSVVPALDIEHLFFENGFADVYLEAANYSEKELAKLSAAKIIEKAVHKYSKPGLGLAIASAVEQRGVDSIPPLLKRLFARLAGLARSQSG, encoded by the coding sequence ATGTTACTCGATCAAATTGAAGTAGTTGGATTTCGTGGAATAAATCGTTTATCAATCAATGTTAAAGAGTTGAGTGCCTTTGTCGGTGAAAATAGCTGGGGTAAATCGAGCCTATTTGATGCCTTATCATTGATTTTTTGTGGTACGCGTAAGAGCTATAAATTTGTCCATTCAGACTTTCATCAATCGCCCGATCCCGATATCACCAGTAGTAAGCATATTCAGCTTGTTTTTGCCTTTAAAGAGCAGTGGCAAGGTGAAGCTCAATTACGCCAATATAGATCAATCAATGAACTCTGGAGCCCATCATCTCACGGTCTAAAATATATTTATATGCAAGTCGATGGTGAGCGTTCAGAGGTTGGAAATATTAAAACCTATCGTTATTTTTTAGATAATAACGGCCAGAAAAAAGTTTTTACAAAGGAGAAGTTAGCAGAATTAGTAAGCGAGTTTACCTCTTTTGTGCCGGTATTACGGATGGGCGGCGAGTTTTGCAAAATAGAAGAGGAAGAAGCACTTGAGATTAGCGGAAAGCGTGCATATTGTGAAGCGCGAATCAAGCGTATATTTAAACGTTTAACGGGTTCATCCCAGCAGCTATCTAAGGATGAAATAGCGCGTGGTTATGAAGCGTTAAACTATCTTTTTGACCACTATTTATTTAAGCGTTATGGTAATTTTCATACGCAAATGATAGAGACGGAACATGAAGTGCCTAGCCAGCGTCCTTTCTCATTTCAAGCGTTGACCCATTTTAACGAGCTGTTAAAGACGGGCAACAAAAATGATCGCGCCATGTTACTGCTACTTTTTGGTGAATTTCTTGAAGTGCGTGGCGAGCATTTGCTGCGTCGAGGGGCTAGTCCCATTTTGTTATTGGAGGAACCTGAGAATAGCTTACATCCGGTTAATTTAGCGATTACTTGGCGTTTTTTCTCGCTTTTACCAATGCAGAAATTAATCTCTACTAATTCCAGTCAATTACTCTCCTTTGTGCCATTGAGTCGTATCCAGCGGTTAGTACGTCATCCTGATTTAATACAAAGTTATTCACTGACAGTGGATCATTTTTCTATTAACGATTTACGGCGCATCGCCTTTCATGTGCGCATGAATCACCCACAAAGCCTTTTTGCTCGGGCATGGCTATTAGTGGAAGGAGAGACCGAGACTTGGCTTTTAACCGAACTAGCGCACTCTTGTGGCTATCAGTTAGTGGTCGAGGGGGTGCAAATGATTGAGTTTGCTCAATGTGGATTGACCCCTTTAATTAAGCTAGCTCAAGAGTTGCATATTGAGTGGCATGTGTTAACGGACGGTGATGCAGCTGGGCAAAAATATGCGGCACGAGTTCAAGAAATGCTTTTAGGTAAAGAGTTTTTATCAAATCGTTTATCTGTTGTGCCTGCTTTGGATATTGAACATCTGTTTTTTGAAAATGGTTTTGCCGATGTATACCTTGAAGCGGCTAATTACAGTGAAAAAGAGTTAGCCAAGTTGTCGGCAGCGAAAATCATTGAGAAGGCGGTGCACAAGTATTCAAAACCGGGGTTGGGGTTGGCGATTGCCAGTGCCGTTGAGCAACGGGGAGTCGATTCGATTCCTCCCCTCTTAAAGCGGCTATTTGCTCGTTTGGCCGGGTTAGCCCGATCGCAGTCTGGCTAA